Below is a genomic region from Rhodohalobacter sp. 614A.
CACACCCGAGGGTTATGAAACACTGGTGAATGCAGCCTATTCTTATTCCCGATGGTGGTATGGCAAGGAAGAGGGTTGGGCAGCCGCAGAAATGGGTACCGACTTATTTACAAGTGGGGCGGGTGACGAAAACCCGGATTTTACCCGTTATGAGAACCTTCAGCCCAGTGCAGATGTAGTGGAAGTTTTCTGGGAGCAATTTTACTCTGCAATCAATCTGTGTAATTCAGGAATACAACGGATATCAGAATCCGGTTTATCGGAAGAGCTACAAGTTATCCGAGAAGCAGAACTTCGATTTTTACGGGCTTTCTACTACTGGCACATTGTGGAAACCTGGGGAGGCGTTCATTTTACAACTGATCCCACACAAGGAATTCAGGTAACAGCAAATAAGACATCGATTGATCAATTCTATGATCAAATATTTTCCGATTTGGACTTTGCTGTGGCTAATTTACCAACCACAACTTCAGATATTGGCCGGGTAACAAAACCAGCCGCAGAAGCTTTTCTGGCAAGAATGTATTTAACCCGAGACATGAATCAACAAGCTTTTGAAATGGCTGACAGAGTCATCAATGATTATGGTTTTGGGCTTGTGGAAAATTACGATGATTTGTGGGAAATGGATAACCTGCAAAATGAAGAAGTAATTTGGGCGGTAAATTATTCAAGCGACTTGAACCTTAACGACCAGCAAGATGATATTCTGTTTCCAGAAGGTCATGGCCGGGGAGGGCACAATGGTCACCTTCACTTCTTCATGGTATATGATCAGGTAAGCGGAATGGATCGTGATATTGAAAATGGCCGTCCGTTTAACCGATACATGCCAACCGCATTTTTATTAGATCTCTTTGACGATGAAATAGATTCGCGCTATGACGGATCGTTTAAATCGGTTTGGTATTCCAATGCACCTCATGAAGTAGAGGGAATGGCCCCGGGCGATACAGCCATTTATGCCACAAAATATGAAGTATCAGAAGAGTTCCGTAACAATGCGATCTATACCATTTATGATCGGTCTGATATCTATGAATCCGACGGATCCATCGTTCAGCGTCGATTCTATCCGAGCCTGGATAAATTTGCAGATCCAACACGCCCAACAATCTCTGAAATGATGAGTTCACGCGATGCTTTCGTCATGAGGCTTGCTGAAATGTATCTGATTGCTGCAGAAGCACAACTTAATATGGGAAATTCAGCTATGGCTGCTGAATATATCAATGTAATTCGCGAGCGTGCTGCCAAGCCAGGCCATGAAGCCGAGATGAGAATTTCGGCAGGTGACGTGGATATTGACTTTATTCTCGATGAGCGAGGCCGTGAATTGGCCGGTGAACAGCTTCGATGGTTTGATCTTAAAAGAACGGGTAAACTTTTGGAGAGAACCAGAGAATATAATCCTGAGGCCGGAGAGAATATTCAGGATCACCACGTGTTAAGACCTATCCCACAAATACAGATCGATGCGGTCGAGAACAAAAACGAGTTCACACAGAATCCCGGCTATCAATAAATAACAATAAAACGTATCTGTTAAAATAGCATGCAGGCTTAAGCTTTTGTCCTGCATGCTATTTATACATCAGATAAAAAACAAGATCACATTGAATAAGAAAATCTATGTACCTATACAGATTTAGTATTTTCACAGTCATTTTATCATTTGTGTGCATATCGGTTGTTTCAGCTCAACCCGCCCAAGAAATATCAGAATCCCTGCCATGGTCAGAACGAATGGCTCTGTCTGTGATGGAAAGAAATCCCGATCCACGCCTTCTCGATTTTCAGGAAGCCCCAAAATGGGAATATACTCACGGATTGATGTTAAAAGCGTTTGAACGGATTTGGCGCAAAAATGGCGAGGACAAATACCTGGATTATATCAAGAGCTACTACGACCAGATGATTTACGAGGATGGAACCATCGAACGATATGATCCCCGAAATTTCAATATTGACCGGGTAAATCCGGGCCGGGTTCTTTTTATGCTGTATGAAGAGACGGGCAAAGAAAAATACAAAACAGCACTTGAAACATTGCGTCGCCAACTCGAATGGCAACCCAGAACTACCGAAGGCGGATTTTGGCACAAACTCCGTTATCCGTGGCAAATGTGGTTGGATGGGGCGTACATGGGCTCACCGTTTTATGCAGAATATTCTCAACGTCATAACGATGCTGCCGGTTTTGACGATGTAGCAAAACAACTCATTTTAATGGATAAACATCTTCGTGATGACGAAACCGGGTTGCTTTATCACGGCTGGGATGAAAGCAGGTTACAAGTATGGTCAGATGAGGAAACCGGCCGTTCCGCAGAGTTTTGGGGACGGGCCATTGGCTGGTATGCCATGGCCATCGTAGATGTGCTGGACTACTTCCCGTCCGATCATCCAAAGAGAGATAAGCTGATTGATATTTTTGAGGAGCTGGTCATTGCCCTGGAAAAATACCAGGATAAAGAAGCTGGTGTATGGTATCAGGTTGTTGACAAAGGTGATCAGGAAGGAAATTATCTCGAATCTTCAGCGTCTACCATGTATGTGTATTCCATCGCAAAGGCCGTAAATAATGGCTATATCGATGAAAAGTACATGGATATTGCAGAAAGAGGCTGGGAAGGAATTCTGTCTGAATTTATCGAAGTAGATGAAAATGGTATCGTCGAAATTACCAATGTTTGTGCCGTTGCCGGTTTGGGGGGAGAGCCACCACGAAGCGGAAAGTATGAATACTATATCAATGAACTGGTTCGCTCCAACGATCCCAAAGCCGTCGGACCATTTATAATGGCAAGCCTGGAGATGAACAAATAACCAGGCGGACGTATCCAAAACATTTATCAACAAATAAAACATGAAGTTTAGAGATAACATCAAAAAGTATCGGTCGCTAATTTTTCCAGTTATAGCTCTGTTTTTAATAAACGGCTGTTCTGAAAGTGAGAGCCAAACAGCGGACGATCCGTGGCTAAAAGCTGAACAGATCAAAGCTCAGATTGTCGTTCCCGAATTTCCAGATACCACATTTAATATTGTTGATTTTGGTGCAGAAGAAGGCGGTGAAATCAAAAATACCGATGCATTTCGAAAGGCCATTGCAGCGGCCAGTGAGGCCGGAGGAGGGACGGTGCTTGTCCCAAACGGTACCTTTCTAACCGGCGCCATTCATCTGCAAAGCAACGTAAATTTACATTTGGAAGACGATGCAACCATTCTGTTCAGCCAGGATCCGGATGATTATTTGCCTGTGGTATTTACCCGCTGGGAAGGAATGGAATTGATGAACTACTCATCATTTATTTATGCAAATGGGAAAGAAAATATCGCCATTACGGGGAATGGAACTCTGGATGGCAACGCTTCAAACGAACATTGGTGGCCATGGAAAGGAAATGTGGAAGATGGCTGGGAAGAAGGGCAGCCGAATCAGTTTGCCGGGCGAGATTCGCTGCACGTGCTAAACGCTGAGCAAGTTCCCCCTGAGGAGCGTGTATTTGGCGATGGATTTTATCTGCGCCCAAACTTTATACAGTTTTACAACAGTAAAAATATTCTGATTTCGGGAGTGACTCTGCTACGCTCGCCGATGTGGAATGTACACCCCGTACTCAGTGAAAATATTACAGTTGATGGAATACATATCGAAACGCTGGGGCCGAATAATGACGGTGTAAACCCGGAATCCTCAAAAAATGTGTTGATCACAAACAGCTATTTTGATACGGGGGATGATTGTATCGCGATCAAATCGGGCCGGAACCAGGATGGCCGGCGTATTGCAGTTCCGTCAGAAAATATTGTGATTGAAAATTCGGTAATGAAAGAAGGCCACGGCGGTATTGTAATGGGAAGCGAAATTTCCGGAGGTGTTCGGAATGTTTTCGCACGAAATATTCAAATGGATAGCCCGAATCTGGATCGGGTGTTACGCATTAAAACCAGTTCCCGCCGGGGTGGAATCACCGAAAATATCTACTTAAAAGATATTGAAGTGGGCCAGTATAAAGAAGCCGCTATCCGCGCAAATATGTTTTATGAACCACCGGGAGATTATATGCCAACCATCAGAAATATTGTGGTTGAAAATCTTACGGTTAAGCAAGGCGGAAAGTATGGCATTTTGATTGAAGCCTATGAAGAATCGCCGGTTACAGGTCTGAAAGTGATTAACAGTTCTATTGAAGGCGTTGAAATCCCAATGGAAGTGAACCATGCCAGGGATATGGAATTTGAAAACTTTCAAATCAACGGTCAAAAAATCACTCCGTAGCGAGTGTGAAAATCAGATTTCACTAAAGCCGAATCACATAGAGACAATCATTCGCTAACAGTGGATATGGATTTGCTTTACAGCAGTAATAAGTATGATGAAATTAAAACGGAAACAGGCAGTACATATGAAATTCGGTTTTAAATTTGTAATCATAGCATTTCTTGGTTGTCTGCCAATGGTTTTAGCCGAGGTTTCCTCCGCACAAACGCCGGCATTTCCAGGTGCTGAAGGTTTTGGAAAATATACCACAGGTGGCCGCGGAGGAAAAGTAATCTATGTGACCAATCTTAATGATAGTGGTTCGGGCAGTTTGCGGGCTGCTATCGAAACCGAAGGGCCGCGAATCATTATTTTCGGAATTTCCGGCAATATTTCTCTTCAATCGCGACTGGAAATTAAACATGGAAATTTGACAATTGCAGGGCAAACAGCTCCGGGTGACGGAATTACCATCAAAGATTATCCGGTTGAAGTGAGTGCCGATAATGTGATTATTCGCTATGTCCGATTTCGGCTGGGAGATATTCATGAGCTGGAAACAGATGCTATTGAAGGTCGCGGAATCAAGAATTTTATACTCGATCATTGTTCCATCAGTTGGGCCGTAGATGAAGCCGCTTCTTTCTATACGAATGAAAATGTAACTCTGCAGTGGAATATTATTTCCGAAAGCCTGAATCAGTCGGCTCATTCAAAAGGAGCTCATGGTTACGGCGGGATCTGGGGAGCCGTGAAAGGAAGTTTTCATCACAATTTACTGGCACATCACAACAGTCGGAACCCTCGTTTTTCGGGCTCTAATTACGAAAGTGATATTCCAAACCGACAAGTTGATTTTCGAAATAATGTTATTTACAACTGGGTGGGAAATAGTGCCTATGGCGGAGAGGACGGCCAGCATAATATCGTAAAGAATTATTATAAGCCGGGTCCGGCCACCCCAAAGAAGATTGCAGGGCGAATCATAAATCCGTCACGCCCTTATGGTAAATTTTATGTGTCGGGGAATTTCGTTGAAGGCTCACCGGAAATAACCGCTGACAATTGGAATGGCGGGGTGCAGTGTGAACATCCGGATTCTGTCTATCAATCCTCTCCATTTGCATATGATTCCATTACCGAACAATCACCCAAAAAAGCATTTGAAAAAGTGCTTGAGCATGCCGGTGCCAGTTTACAAAGAGATGCTGTAGACAATCGGGTTGTAACAGAAGTTCGAACCGGTACGGCAACCTACACAGGAACCAGAAGCAAAAAACCGGGAATTATTGATTCCCAAAAAGAAGTAGGCGGATGGCCTGAGTTACGAGCAAGACCAGCGCCACAAGATACCGATCGAGATGGAATGCCAGATGAATGGGAAAACAGAAATGGACTGAACGCCCACGACGAATCCGATGCCGCAAAATTTGACCTTGATGACGAATATACAAATGTGGAATTGTATCTGAATGAATTAGTAAAGCCAATCACAGAATCGAGTTTAAACAAATGAATGACAAGAACAGTAATCACCCAATCCAAGTATTTATGCCAATGTTCAAAAATCTAAAATCCTGGTTTCTGGTGCCATTGATTTTTTTAGGAGCTGTAACCACTTCCATCGCCCAATCAGACGAGCCTTTTGTATCTGATGTTTGGACGGGAGATAATGGCGATGGTACCTATACCAATCCCATTATTCATGCCGACTACTCTGATCCTGATGTGGTGCGGGTTGGCGATGATTTTTATATGACCGCCTCCAGTTTTAATGTCGTTCCCGGTTTGCCGGTACTGCACTCAAAAGATTTGGTGAATTGGGAAATTATTAACCACGCTCTGCCACGGCAATATCCAATCGAACATTTTAAAACACCGCGGCACGGGCAGGGAGTTTGGGCGCCCAGTTTCCGTTATTATAACGGAGAGTTCTATATCTATTGGGGCGATCCGGATTTTGGAATTTATATGGTAAAAACAGACGATCCCGCAGGGGAATGGACCAAACCCACGCTGGTTAAAGAAGGAAAAGGTTTGATAGATGCTTCACCCCTCTGGGATGATGAAGGAAATGCCTATCTGGTTCATGCATTTGCACGTAGCCGGGCTGGTATCAATAGTATTTTGGTTGCCCAGGAGATGAAAGTGGACGGAACCGGTTTGATCGGCGAGCCTGTACTTGTATTCGACGGACATGACGAGCATCCGACGGTGGAAGGTCCAAAATTTTATCAGCATGGCGATTATTACTACATCCTTGCGCCGGCTGGCGGGGTAGAATTTGGCTGGCAGCTGGCCATGCGGTCTGAAAATCCACTGGGACCGTATGAAGAAAAAATCGTACTTCATCAGGGAAATACTGAAATCAACGGTCCACATCAAGGCGGTCTGGTTGATACTCCAAACGGCGAATACTGGTTTGTTCATTTTAGTGATCAGGGAGCTTACGGAAGAATTGTACATCTGAATCCGGTTCATTGGGAAGACGACTGGCCCATGATGGGAGAAGATATCAATGATGATGGGATCGGCGAACCGGTAACCACGCATCAAAAACCGGATGTTGGAGAAACATATCCGGTTCAGACACCGGCAGATTCAGATGAATTTGATTCAAATGAAATCGGCCTTCAATGGCAGTGGCAGGCCAATCCGGAAGTGTACTGGGCTTTTCCGCATGGAAATTCTGATAAGTTGAGATTGTTCTCTACCCGTGTTCCGGAAGATTTTACCAACTATTGGGATGTTCCCCACCTGTTACTCCAAAAGTTTCCGGCTCAGGAATTTACAGCAACCACAAAATTGGAATTCCATCCTTCCGATGAAGAAGTAGGAGAGGAAACCGGACTCATCATTATGGGACGCGACTATTCCTATCTCTCTGTAAAAGATATGGATGAAAAAGGATTCTATATTTCACAAACGGTTGCTCACGAAGCAGATAACAGCGGAGCAGAGGAAGAAGTAGCGGGAGAGTATGTTGACACGAATGAGCTGTGGTTTCGTGTGAAAATAACTGGCGAAAAAGGAGATGTACAATGTGCATTTAGTTATAGCACAGATGGAAAAGACTTTACCAGCATTGGCGAATCGTTCAAGGCTCGTCCCGGCGGATGGATTGGAGCAAAAGTCGGAATTTTTGCGTCCCGACCCTTTGAAAATTATGATTCGGGATTTGCCGATTTCGACTGGTTTCGAATCACCAAGTAGGCCAAACAGGTTTTTCATGATGGAGAATCTCTTTACAGGATTATCAGGGTTACGGACTTCTTTAGTGATCAGCCTGCTGCTTCCATTATGTGTAAGTCATCAACCCAAACCGGTAACTGTATATTTAGTGGGAGATTCTACCATGTCTCAAAAAGAGGTGCGGGCGTATCCCGAAACGGGTTGGGGCATGCCCTTTTCTACATTTTTTGATGAAACCGTTACGGTAGAAAATCACGCAAAAAATGGACGGAGCACGCGAACATTTTTAGAAGAAGGACGGTGGCAACCCATTGTGGACAACCTGAAAGCGGGAGATTATGTTTTCATTCAGTTTGCTCATAACGATGAAGTTCCCACAAAAGAGCAGTACACGCAGCCCGATCAGTATCAGAAAAATCTTAGAAAATATGTGTCTGAGTCGCGTGAAAAAGGTGCCATTCCTGTACTGCTGACTCCCATCGCCCGCCGCCATTTTGATGAGAACGAGCATTTGAATGATACACATGCCAAATATGCGGAATTGATGCGGGAGGTGGCCAATAAGATGGATGTTCCGCTAATCGATCTTGATCAAAAAAGTCAGGCTTTGCTAAAAAGTCTCGGTCCTGAAAAATCGGTATTTCTGTACAACCATTTGAAGCCAGGTCAACATCCGAGCTATCCTGAAGGTGTTGAAGACAATACTCATTTCAGCGAATACGGTGCCCGAAGAATGGCGGAGCTTGCATTACAGGGAATTCGCGACCTGGAGCTGGATCTCGCAGAAAGGATTGTAAATCACTCTCAGGAATAAATTTGAATTCATTTTACAGATATCACATCAAAAAAATCAGTCTATGTCGCCACAATTTCGAAAAAACCTTTCTTTATTACTTCTGACAATAATTTTTACAGGTTTCTCTATAGAGAAATCATTTAGCCAGTCGGACTATTTTCAGCCGGTACCGGATTCTTTTTATGATAATATTTCGTTTGAAATGCCCAAAGTTACCGTGCCGGAATTTCCGGATTACACAGTAAACGTGGTTGATTTTGGAGCTGTCCCTGATGGCAGTACCCTCAACACCGATGCCTTTCGAAAGGCTATTGAGCATGTTTCGGAACAGGGCGGAGGGCGCGTCGTTATTCCGCGTGGAATCTGGAAAACAGGTCCGATCATCCTGCAAAGTAATGTAAATCTCCATACCGAAAACGGAGCACTGATTCTGTTTAGCGATGATAAAGATCTGTATCCGTTGATTGAAACCAGTTTTGAAGGTTTGGATACATGGCGGGCCATTTCACCGATTTATGGAAAAGGACTGGAAAATGTAGCCATTACAGGCGAAGGTATTTTTGATGGAGCCGGAGACTCCTGGAGAGGCGTTCGAAAAGGAGATTTGAACAGGGCTCAATGGAAAAAGCGTGTTGCTTCTGGTGGTATTGTTTCCGAGGATGGTGAGCGATGGTATCCCAGTGAAAAGTATATGGAAGCCCATCAACAGTTTAATTTTAATGTTCCGACTACCGCCACCACCAAAGAAGGACTCAAACCATATAAAGAATTCCTGCGCCCGGTGATGTTGAGTATTCGCGAAAGCAAGAATATTCTTCTCGATGGCGTGACGTTTCAAAATTCTCCGGCATGGATGCTGCATCCGTTAATGAGCGAGAATATCATCATTCGGAATCTTACGGTTCGCAATCCCGAATATGCGTGGAATGGTGACGGACTTGATCTGGAATCATCCAAAAATGTGGTGATTTATAACAACAGTTTTGATGTGGGAGACGATGCTATTTGCATCAAATCGGGAAAAAATGAAGACGGCCGCCGCCGCGGAATTCCTACCGAGAATGTAATCATTCGTGAAAACACCGTGTACAAAGCTCATGGCGGATTTGTAGTTGGGAGTGAAATGTCGGGTGGAGTGCGTAATATAGCGGTATCAGACATGAATTTTATCGGATCGGATACGGGCATTCGTTTCAAAAGTACACGGGGGCGCGGCGGTATCGTTGAGAATATTGACATCCATAATATCTATATGCAGGATATTGTAACGGAGCCCATTCGATTCAATCTTTACTACGGCGGAGAAGCACCCTCACTGAATCAAAAAGCAGAAGTGGTGGACATGAAAAAATTGCAGGAAGAGATTCCTGAGGTTAATGAAGAAACGCCACAATTCAGAAATATCAACATCAAAAATATTTATTCCTATAATTCCCAAACCACGATGTGGATTCAGGGTTTGCCGGAAATGAATGTAGAAAATGTGAGTCTCGAAAACATAGAATTGACATCGCAGCGAGGCGGGATGATTATTGATTCCGATCAAATTACCATGAAGAATGTGAACATAAAAGTTCATGAAGGCCCCATTTTGCTGCTGAATAATGTACATAATCTACAATTTGAAGATGTCGATTTTGGATACCATCAGTCAGCAGAAAATCATACCGGCCTCAGAGTTACGGGACCATTTACAGAAGGCATTCAATTAAAGAATGTTCGCTTTGTGAATACAGGCGAAAATATACATATCGGCCCAAATGTGGATGAGAATGAAATTATTCAATCAAATTAAAAAGTGATGAGACGAGCTGCTCTGATTAGTTTTTGTATGATTTTGTATATGTGGAGCACCGCTTTTGCACAATATGAAAGCTATGATTTTGTAGTAGCCCAAGACGGAAGCGGAGATTTTACAACGGTGCAGAAAGCCATTATGGCTGTACCGGATTTCCGCAAAAATGAAACGACCATATTCATCAAGAAAGGCGTCTACAAAGAGAAAATCGTTCTGCCTGATTCCAAAACCAATGTCACTTTTATCGGGGAGGATGTGAAGCAAACCATTCTCACATATGACGATTATGCATCTAAAACAAATCGTTTCGGGGAAGAACTGGGCACCACTGGTTCGTCCAGTTTTTTTCTGTTCGGAGATAACTTTACAGCATACAATATCACATTTGAAAATTCGGCCGGAGATGTAGGTCAGGCCGTGGCTCTTCGGGTCAATGGCGATAAAGCCGTGTTTGTCAATTGTCGGTTTTTGGGATTTCAGGACACACTTTATACAAACGGGAGCGACAGCCGGCAGTACTATCTGGATAGCTACATAGAAGGTGCAACCGATTTTATCTTTGGCGCTTCTACGGCTGTATTCGAT
It encodes:
- a CDS encoding RagB/SusD family nutrient uptake outer membrane protein, producing the protein MKRLLIISAALLSALVMITSCDINEYNPSGITAETVYTTPEGYETLVNAAYSYSRWWYGKEEGWAAAEMGTDLFTSGAGDENPDFTRYENLQPSADVVEVFWEQFYSAINLCNSGIQRISESGLSEELQVIREAELRFLRAFYYWHIVETWGGVHFTTDPTQGIQVTANKTSIDQFYDQIFSDLDFAVANLPTTTSDIGRVTKPAAEAFLARMYLTRDMNQQAFEMADRVINDYGFGLVENYDDLWEMDNLQNEEVIWAVNYSSDLNLNDQQDDILFPEGHGRGGHNGHLHFFMVYDQVSGMDRDIENGRPFNRYMPTAFLLDLFDDEIDSRYDGSFKSVWYSNAPHEVEGMAPGDTAIYATKYEVSEEFRNNAIYTIYDRSDIYESDGSIVQRRFYPSLDKFADPTRPTISEMMSSRDAFVMRLAEMYLIAAEAQLNMGNSAMAAEYINVIRERAAKPGHEAEMRISAGDVDIDFILDERGRELAGEQLRWFDLKRTGKLLERTREYNPEAGENIQDHHVLRPIPQIQIDAVENKNEFTQNPGYQ
- a CDS encoding glycoside hydrolase family 88/105 protein — translated: MCISVVSAQPAQEISESLPWSERMALSVMERNPDPRLLDFQEAPKWEYTHGLMLKAFERIWRKNGEDKYLDYIKSYYDQMIYEDGTIERYDPRNFNIDRVNPGRVLFMLYEETGKEKYKTALETLRRQLEWQPRTTEGGFWHKLRYPWQMWLDGAYMGSPFYAEYSQRHNDAAGFDDVAKQLILMDKHLRDDETGLLYHGWDESRLQVWSDEETGRSAEFWGRAIGWYAMAIVDVLDYFPSDHPKRDKLIDIFEELVIALEKYQDKEAGVWYQVVDKGDQEGNYLESSASTMYVYSIAKAVNNGYIDEKYMDIAERGWEGILSEFIEVDENGIVEITNVCAVAGLGGEPPRSGKYEYYINELVRSNDPKAVGPFIMASLEMNK
- a CDS encoding glycoside hydrolase family 28 protein, which produces MKFRDNIKKYRSLIFPVIALFLINGCSESESQTADDPWLKAEQIKAQIVVPEFPDTTFNIVDFGAEEGGEIKNTDAFRKAIAAASEAGGGTVLVPNGTFLTGAIHLQSNVNLHLEDDATILFSQDPDDYLPVVFTRWEGMELMNYSSFIYANGKENIAITGNGTLDGNASNEHWWPWKGNVEDGWEEGQPNQFAGRDSLHVLNAEQVPPEERVFGDGFYLRPNFIQFYNSKNILISGVTLLRSPMWNVHPVLSENITVDGIHIETLGPNNDGVNPESSKNVLITNSYFDTGDDCIAIKSGRNQDGRRIAVPSENIVIENSVMKEGHGGIVMGSEISGGVRNVFARNIQMDSPNLDRVLRIKTSSRRGGITENIYLKDIEVGQYKEAAIRANMFYEPPGDYMPTIRNIVVENLTVKQGGKYGILIEAYEESPVTGLKVINSSIEGVEIPMEVNHARDMEFENFQINGQKITP
- a CDS encoding pectate lyase family protein, with amino-acid sequence MMKLKRKQAVHMKFGFKFVIIAFLGCLPMVLAEVSSAQTPAFPGAEGFGKYTTGGRGGKVIYVTNLNDSGSGSLRAAIETEGPRIIIFGISGNISLQSRLEIKHGNLTIAGQTAPGDGITIKDYPVEVSADNVIIRYVRFRLGDIHELETDAIEGRGIKNFILDHCSISWAVDEAASFYTNENVTLQWNIISESLNQSAHSKGAHGYGGIWGAVKGSFHHNLLAHHNSRNPRFSGSNYESDIPNRQVDFRNNVIYNWVGNSAYGGEDGQHNIVKNYYKPGPATPKKIAGRIINPSRPYGKFYVSGNFVEGSPEITADNWNGGVQCEHPDSVYQSSPFAYDSITEQSPKKAFEKVLEHAGASLQRDAVDNRVVTEVRTGTATYTGTRSKKPGIIDSQKEVGGWPELRARPAPQDTDRDGMPDEWENRNGLNAHDESDAAKFDLDDEYTNVELYLNELVKPITESSLNK
- a CDS encoding glycoside hydrolase family 43 protein, whose translation is MPMFKNLKSWFLVPLIFLGAVTTSIAQSDEPFVSDVWTGDNGDGTYTNPIIHADYSDPDVVRVGDDFYMTASSFNVVPGLPVLHSKDLVNWEIINHALPRQYPIEHFKTPRHGQGVWAPSFRYYNGEFYIYWGDPDFGIYMVKTDDPAGEWTKPTLVKEGKGLIDASPLWDDEGNAYLVHAFARSRAGINSILVAQEMKVDGTGLIGEPVLVFDGHDEHPTVEGPKFYQHGDYYYILAPAGGVEFGWQLAMRSENPLGPYEEKIVLHQGNTEINGPHQGGLVDTPNGEYWFVHFSDQGAYGRIVHLNPVHWEDDWPMMGEDINDDGIGEPVTTHQKPDVGETYPVQTPADSDEFDSNEIGLQWQWQANPEVYWAFPHGNSDKLRLFSTRVPEDFTNYWDVPHLLLQKFPAQEFTATTKLEFHPSDEEVGEETGLIIMGRDYSYLSVKDMDEKGFYISQTVAHEADNSGAEEEVAGEYVDTNELWFRVKITGEKGDVQCAFSYSTDGKDFTSIGESFKARPGGWIGAKVGIFASRPFENYDSGFADFDWFRITK
- a CDS encoding rhamnogalacturonan acetylesterase is translated as MENLFTGLSGLRTSLVISLLLPLCVSHQPKPVTVYLVGDSTMSQKEVRAYPETGWGMPFSTFFDETVTVENHAKNGRSTRTFLEEGRWQPIVDNLKAGDYVFIQFAHNDEVPTKEQYTQPDQYQKNLRKYVSESREKGAIPVLLTPIARRHFDENEHLNDTHAKYAELMREVANKMDVPLIDLDQKSQALLKSLGPEKSVFLYNHLKPGQHPSYPEGVEDNTHFSEYGARRMAELALQGIRDLELDLAERIVNHSQE
- a CDS encoding glycoside hydrolase family 28 protein: MSPQFRKNLSLLLLTIIFTGFSIEKSFSQSDYFQPVPDSFYDNISFEMPKVTVPEFPDYTVNVVDFGAVPDGSTLNTDAFRKAIEHVSEQGGGRVVIPRGIWKTGPIILQSNVNLHTENGALILFSDDKDLYPLIETSFEGLDTWRAISPIYGKGLENVAITGEGIFDGAGDSWRGVRKGDLNRAQWKKRVASGGIVSEDGERWYPSEKYMEAHQQFNFNVPTTATTKEGLKPYKEFLRPVMLSIRESKNILLDGVTFQNSPAWMLHPLMSENIIIRNLTVRNPEYAWNGDGLDLESSKNVVIYNNSFDVGDDAICIKSGKNEDGRRRGIPTENVIIRENTVYKAHGGFVVGSEMSGGVRNIAVSDMNFIGSDTGIRFKSTRGRGGIVENIDIHNIYMQDIVTEPIRFNLYYGGEAPSLNQKAEVVDMKKLQEEIPEVNEETPQFRNINIKNIYSYNSQTTMWIQGLPEMNVENVSLENIELTSQRGGMIIDSDQITMKNVNIKVHEGPILLLNNVHNLQFEDVDFGYHQSAENHTGLRVTGPFTEGIQLKNVRFVNTGENIHIGPNVDENEIIQSN
- a CDS encoding pectinesterase family protein, giving the protein MRRAALISFCMILYMWSTAFAQYESYDFVVAQDGSGDFTTVQKAIMAVPDFRKNETTIFIKKGVYKEKIVLPDSKTNVTFIGEDVKQTILTYDDYASKTNRFGEELGTTGSSSFFLFGDNFTAYNITFENSAGDVGQAVALRVNGDKAVFVNCRFLGFQDTLYTNGSDSRQYYLDSYIEGATDFIFGASTAVFDHCEIFCKPGGSYITAASTPEENEFGYVIMNSRITGNAADESYYFGRPWRSYAEVVIMNSYLENIIKPEGWHNWNEPDREETVLYAEYKNSGPGFQPDQRVPWAKQLTDEEAEKYTLENIFGGWNPLERIKIE